CACGCTTGGCCTGCGCGAAGACTCCGAGCAGCCGATGCGTGCGACGCTCTGCGCCGCCCTGCGCAGCACCCAGATGTTGTTGATTCTGGATAATTGCGAGCATCTGCTGGATGCCAGCGCCGCGCTGATCGACGAGCTGCTGCATCATTGCGCGCGGCTCAAGCTGCTCGTCACCAGCCGGGAGCCGCTTAATCTGCTGGGCGAGCAGCTCTACTCGATCCAACCCCTGGCGATTCCTACCGCCGAAGATCGCCGCTCGCTTGACGACCTGATGCAGGTGGAGTCAGTTCGGCTCTTCTGCGAGCGGGCACGCGCTGCCGCGCCGACATTCACGCTCTCGGCGGCGCATGCGCAGCCAGTCGCCGAGATATGCAGCCGCTTAGACGGTCTGCCGCTGGCGATCGAGCTGGCGGCGGCGCATATTCGGCACTTCCCGCCGTCGCTGCTGCTGGAGCGGCTGCAAGAACCGCTCACGCTGCTGGTTGGGGGCGCGCGCAACCTCCCGGCCCGTCAGCAGACGCTCCGCACAACGATCGATTGGAGCTACCAGCTTTTAGATGCGGAGGAGCAGCGACTCTTTGCCAGGCTGGGCGTCTTCGTGGGCGGCTGGACGATCGCGGCAGCCAGTGCGGTCTGCAATGAAAGTGGCGATCGGAGGCTATCGGTAGAAGCTGCGCTGGTTGCGCTGCTCGACAAACATTTGGTGCGGCGGATCAAGGATGAGGCGGGCGAGGTTCGCTTTGCCATGCTGGGCACGCTGCAATCCTACGCCCTTGAGCGGCTGGCGGCGTGCGGCGAGATCGAGCAGGTGCGCCGCTCATTCGCCGCGTACTATGCCGGGCTGGTGGCGCAATCGGAGGCAGCGCTGGCCGGATCGGAGGCTACGGCGCGGATCGATCATCTGGACCAGGAGCATGAGAATCTGCGGGCGGCGCTGGCCTGGGCGTTTACAGATGCCGAGCCGTCCCGCCTTGAGATCGCGCTGGACATGTGCAGCGTGCTATGGCGCTTCTGGTGGCTTCGTGGCTACGTCGGTGAGGGACGGCACTGGCTCGATCGGGCGCTGGCGCAGCGCTACGGCTCGTCTGCGGTGCGCGCCAAGATTGTGTACGGCAGCGCGATTCTTGCCCGCATGCAGGGCGATCTTGTGAGCGCCACAGCGCATCTTACGCAGAGTCTCCATCTCTGGAAGGATCTGGACGATCGCGCCGGGATAGCGCTGGCGCTCAATAGCCTGGGCGTGGTGGCGTTCAACCAGAGCGATTACGATCGGGCACGTCCATTCTTTGAGGAGGCGCTCACCCTCTACCGTGAGCTAGACGATACCAATCGCGTGGCGACCGCGCTCAATAACCTGGGCAATATCGCGTACAAGCAAGGCGATCTGCACCGCGCGACGCAGCTCTATCGGGACGGCCTGCTCCTGCTTCAGGACGACAGCACGAACAAGCGCACGGTCGCGCTGATCAAGACCAATCTCGGCGAGATCGCGCGGCTGCGTGCGGAATATCTCGAAGCCGCCAGGCTGCTGCATGCGGGCGCGACGATCTATCTCGAACTCAACGACATCGAGAACATTCTCTTTTGCCTGAACAATCTGGTCGAGCTTGCGATCGATCTGGGACAGGGCGATCTGGCCGCGCAGGCGCTGGGCGCTGCCGACGCGCTCTACAAGCGCAGCGGAGCCGCTCGCTCGCCCGATCAAGCCCGCGATTACGAGCGGCAGGTCGCGGCGGTTCGTCGTCAGGTGCCCCATGATGTGTTTGAGATCGCCCGGCTGCAAGGATGCTCCGCAACACTCGACCAGATCTTTACCCAGTCGATGCAGACGATCATGCTCGAATCGGTGTACTAAAGGAGAAAGCTCATGGCCGATGAAATCTATTGCCAGATCACCAACCAATTCGGTGAAGCGATCGTGATCGTCGCTCAGTCGAGCACGATCTCGACGACCGAGACACTCGCATCCACTAAGCACACGACCTATAAGCTCGATCCGGCATACCTCGATCTCCAAATCAATTACACCGAGCTGAGCGATCCGTCGGCGAATATCATTCTCTATGGCACGAAGGTACCTGATTCTTCACCGATCAGCATCAAGAAGGGCGTATGCCTGTGTATCATCGATGGCACATCGGTTCATCTCGTGCCGTCTGAATCGCTGCTCCTGACGGTAGGCCAGGGCAATGCGTTTTCGACAGCGCAGGAGGGAATTCACGGCGTCAAATGTGGTGAGGGCGAGGGCGAGCCCGAGCCGTAGCGGTCGATCAGGTGGGCCAGGCGCAGCCGCCGGGGCGTCGTCGAATGATGCCCCGTGCTGATCTACGGCTCAATCGCTGCGGGCCTGGCCGTAGGCGGGCTGCGCTGACGCTTCGAGGAAGTCGAGGATCATCCGGTTGACCTGCGCGGCGCGCTCGATAAAGACCAGATGGCCCGCGCCGTCGAGCAGATGGACGGTCGCATCAGGCAGCGCCGCGCCGAGCAGCCGCGCATTCGCCACCGGCACAACGCGATCGTCGGTGCCGTGAAGCACCAGCGTGGGTGCGGCGATGGTGCGTGCCTGGTGCAAGCCGTCGAAGCGCACGCCCGCCATCACCTGGCGAAAGTAATCGGCGCGCGAGAGCGGATCGCTCTGTCGCCACTCGGCGATCTGAACCAGCTCGTCCAGATGCTCGTCGCAGTACGGCTGCGAGGTCGCGATCCGCAGCCCGCGCAGGATCGCCTGGGTTCGGTCGATGCTGCCCCAGCCGAGCGTGGCGCTGAGCGCCGACCACGACATCGGCACGCTGCGCGGCCCGCCGTAGCTCGTGCAGCACAGCACCAGCCGCCCGACCCGTGCGGGATGACGTGCCGCCAGCTCTTGCGCGACAAAGCCGCCCAGCGAGGTGCCCAAGACATGCGCCCGCCGTACGTCCAGCGCGTCCAGCAGCCCGATCGTATCCTCGACCATGCGTGTCACGCTGTAGGGATGGCGCGGCTTTTCGGAGCGGCCCGTGCCGCGATTGTCGAAGACGATCACCTGATGGTGCTCGGCCAGGGCTGGCAGTTGTTTGAACCAGCACCACGTCGAGAAGCCGAGTCCGGCGATCAGCAGCAGCGGAGGGGTATCTGCGCGGCGGGGATGACCATGCACGTCGTAATACAATCGTAGTCCCTGGACGGTGGTGAATGGCATAGCTACCTGTCGGGCTGATCGAAAGCCTCGCTCGTATCCCCGGCCTGATTCTTGTTGCGCCGTCCGCCGCGCGGCCTCGACGGTTGCTTCGGCGCGCGCTCATGTGCGGCCTGGGCTTGATTCGCCGCTGCCGAACGTGCGGCCTCAGGCGCGGCGCTCGGTTCGGCTGCGGGCATGGCATCCTGCTCAAGCTCCGGCATCGCTGCATCGGTCGCCTCCGCCACCGCAGAGCGCGCGATCAGCCATGCGCTGATCTGCGGCCAGAGCTGCCCGGTCACGTCGCTGCTGACGACCAGATCGATATGGCCGCCGGGGATTTCGAGCACCTGCCGATCGGCGCTGGCGACATGCTCGTTGAGCGCGGCCACGGAGCGCGGCGGGCAGATCCGGTCGCCGCTGGCGGCGATCGTCAGCAGCGGCTGGTCGATCCGGCGCAGATCGACGCGCTGCCCGCCGATCACGAGCTTGCCCTGCACCAGATGATTGGCCTGGTAGCACTCCTTGATGAAGGTGCGGTAGGCTTCGCCGGGCAGCAGCGCCATGTCGCTCATCCAGACCTGCATCGCCAGCAAGTCCTGAATCGCGTGCGTGTCGCCGAAGCGCTCGGCCAGCGCGATCTGCTGCATGATCTGCGCGGTCGGCTGGAGCATCCGCAGGCTGGCGCGCATCAGCTCAAGCGGCATGGTGCTCAGCGTATTGACGATCAGATCGACGTTGAAGCGCTCCGGGCGGGTCCACTGCGAGATCAGGCCCTCGTCGTGGAAGTTGATCGGGGCGGCAAGCTGCACCAGGCTTTGCACGTAGCGTCCGTAGAGCGCGCTGAAGATCGCCGTCAGCGTGCCGCCCAGTGAGTAGCCCAGCAGGTTGATCCGCGACTGGCCGGAGCGGCGATGGACGTGCTGCACCACGCGGCGCAGGTAGCCGACGACGTACTGATCGAGCGTGACGCTGCGCTGCTCCGGCCCGGCCTTGCCCCAGTCGATCATGTACACATCTAGCCCCTGGCCGACCAGATGCTCCACGAGGCTGCGGCCCGGCGCGAGATCGAGGATCAAGGCGCGCTTGATCACCGAGGGCACGATCAGCAGCGGCACCGGGTGCGGCTCCGCGACGGTCGGACGGTAGTGCAGCAGCCGCACGTTGTGTTCGGTATAGACCGTCTCGGCTGGCGTCCGGCCAATCGTGCCCGGCCTGGCCGCCAGCATGGTCTTGAAGAGCGCGCCGAAGCGCTCCTGCATCTCTTCCAGGTCGTGCTGCATGCGCTGAAACATAGCGCTGGTTGTGGGCAGAAATCCCCAGCCAGGTGGAAACATGTCACTTCTCCCCTCATCTGTCGTGAAGCCCCGCTACCACCCGATCCAGGCCCTCACCCGCATGGCGCCCGTTCCTGGCCGCTAGCGCCCTGCTAGCGCTCGTGGAACTGCTCGGCCTCGGTCGAGCCGGACAGCGCGGTTGTGGAGGACATGCCGCCCGAAATGACTTGCGCGACCTCGTCGAAGTAGCCGGTGCCGACCTCGCGCTGGTGCCTGGTTGCGGTGTAGCCCTCGGCCTCGCTGGCAAACTCGGCCTGCTGTAGCTCGGAGTAGGCCGCCATGCCGCGCTCGCTGTAGCCGCGTGCCAGGCTGAACATGCTGTGGTTGAGCGCGTGGAAGCCCGCGAGCGTCACGAACTGGAATTTGTAACCCAGTGTACCAAGCTCGCGCTGAAACCGCGCGATCGTCTCGTCGTCCAGCTTCTTCTTCCAGTTGAAGGAGGGCGAGCAGTTGTAGGCCAGCAGCTTGCCGGGGAAGCGTTCGTGGATCGCCTCGGCGAAGCGCCGGGCCTCGTCCAGATTCGGCTCTGATGTCTCGCACCAGATCAGGTCGGCGTAGGGCGCGTAGGCCAGCCCACGGGCAATCGCCGCGTCGAGGCCGCCGCGCACGTGGAAGAAGCCCTCGGAGGTGCGCTCGCCGGTCAGGAAATGTGCGTCGCGCGGATCGACATCGCTGGTGATCAGCTGCGCGCCGTTGGCGTCGGTGCGGGCGATGATCAGCGTGGGCACGCCCAGCACGTCGGCTGCCAGCCGCGCCGCCGTCAGGTTGCGGATCGCGGTGCTCGTCGGGATCAGCACTTTGCCGCCCATGTGGCCGCACTTCTTCTCCGAGGCAAGCTGATCCTCGAAGTGAACGCCCGCCGCGCCCGCCTCGATCATCGCCTTGGTCAGCTCGAAGACGTTGAGCGAGCCGCCGAAGCCGGCCTCGCCATCGGCGACGATCGGCGCGAACCAGTAGGTATCGCCCTGGCCCTCGGAGTTCTGGATCTGATCGGCGCGCTGAAATGCCTGGTTGATGCGCCGCACGACGTGCGGCACGCTGTTGGCGGGGTAGAGGCTTTGATCGGGGTACATCTGCCCGGCCAGGTTCGCGTCGGCGGCGACCTGCCAGCCGCTGAGGTAGATCGCTTTGAGACCGGCTTTGACCTGCTGGATCGCCTGGTTGCCGGTGAGCGCGCCGAGGGCGGCGACGTACTCCTCGCTGTGCAGGAGATCCCACAGCCGCTCCGCGCCCAGCTTCGCCAGCGTGTACTCGATCGGGATCGAGGTGCTGAGCCGGATCACATCCTCGGCGCTGTAGGGTCGCTCGATGCCCTGCCACCGTGGATTTGACGCCCAATCTGCCGCCAGCGCCGCGCTACGTTGCTCTCGAAGCATGATCATCCTCCTTGCTAGGCTCTTCGGTTAGAGTCGGCAAGCATCGCACGACAGCGGCGGCGTCTGCCTCGGCGCAGCGCAAGCAGGATCTACCGGCGGTCGCGTGTGCTGCGGCACCGCCGATGTCGTGTGCCTGGTGATAGGGTAGCATGATCCAGTTACAATCGGGTTCATGGCGAGATCACGCAGGTTTTGTGGGGGCGAATCGTCATCGCGGATACATTCGCCCCACGATATTATGTTGCGAAATCCCGAAGAGGCGTGATATATCACGCCCAGGGCGTCATGAATGACGCCCCTACGATCGCATCCACGCGATTGTGTTGCGGAAACATTCATTGGGCCAATCGCATCCACGGTCTTTCGTACATGTCCATCAGCCCACCTCTGCATGCGATCATCCAAGATCCTCGCCCGCCACCGCTGCACGGCGCTTCTATACCGCTACATAGCGCTTCTACACCACTGCACAGCACGTCTGCACTACTGCACAGCACGTCTGCACCGCTCCGCAGCGCCAAATCACCGCCGCTCTGCGCCCCAATCCCCCCAAGCATCCGCTTATTTTTCGCCTCGGCGGAGGGCGGAAAACGGCAGAATCGCGCATCACAAAGGCGCAAATCGCGTTCTACAGCCTGCTAGACAAACCCGCAGC
The Herpetosiphonaceae bacterium genome window above contains:
- a CDS encoding alpha/beta fold hydrolase — protein: MFPPGWGFLPTTSAMFQRMQHDLEEMQERFGALFKTMLAARPGTIGRTPAETVYTEHNVRLLHYRPTVAEPHPVPLLIVPSVIKRALILDLAPGRSLVEHLVGQGLDVYMIDWGKAGPEQRSVTLDQYVVGYLRRVVQHVHRRSGQSRINLLGYSLGGTLTAIFSALYGRYVQSLVQLAAPINFHDEGLISQWTRPERFNVDLIVNTLSTMPLELMRASLRMLQPTAQIMQQIALAERFGDTHAIQDLLAMQVWMSDMALLPGEAYRTFIKECYQANHLVQGKLVIGGQRVDLRRIDQPLLTIAASGDRICPPRSVAALNEHVASADRQVLEIPGGHIDLVVSSDVTGQLWPQISAWLIARSAVAEATDAAMPELEQDAMPAAEPSAAPEAARSAAANQAQAAHERAPKQPSRPRGGRRNKNQAGDTSEAFDQPDR
- a CDS encoding alpha/beta fold hydrolase; its protein translation is MPFTTVQGLRLYYDVHGHPRRADTPPLLLIAGLGFSTWCWFKQLPALAEHHQVIVFDNRGTGRSEKPRHPYSVTRMVEDTIGLLDALDVRRAHVLGTSLGGFVAQELAARHPARVGRLVLCCTSYGGPRSVPMSWSALSATLGWGSIDRTQAILRGLRIATSQPYCDEHLDELVQIAEWRQSDPLSRADYFRQVMAGVRFDGLHQARTIAAPTLVLHGTDDRVVPVANARLLGAALPDATVHLLDGAGHLVFIERAAQVNRMILDFLEASAQPAYGQARSD
- a CDS encoding tetratricopeptide repeat protein, yielding MEEIFSFGVWLRRRRKALDLTQAALAQRVGCAAITIRKIEADDLRPSREVAERLAVCLELPAEAHTAFLRAARAEVAVDRLSSPIPPSSVEAPAAPSGVRRTNLPLQLTSFVGRADERAELKPLIAANRLVTLVGVGGSGKTRLALQLADELLDSFADGVWLVELAPLREACFIDQTIAATLGLREDSEQPMRATLCAALRSTQMLLILDNCEHLLDASAALIDELLHHCARLKLLVTSREPLNLLGEQLYSIQPLAIPTAEDRRSLDDLMQVESVRLFCERARAAAPTFTLSAAHAQPVAEICSRLDGLPLAIELAAAHIRHFPPSLLLERLQEPLTLLVGGARNLPARQQTLRTTIDWSYQLLDAEEQRLFARLGVFVGGWTIAAASAVCNESGDRRLSVEAALVALLDKHLVRRIKDEAGEVRFAMLGTLQSYALERLAACGEIEQVRRSFAAYYAGLVAQSEAALAGSEATARIDHLDQEHENLRAALAWAFTDAEPSRLEIALDMCSVLWRFWWLRGYVGEGRHWLDRALAQRYGSSAVRAKIVYGSAILARMQGDLVSATAHLTQSLHLWKDLDDRAGIALALNSLGVVAFNQSDYDRARPFFEEALTLYRELDDTNRVATALNNLGNIAYKQGDLHRATQLYRDGLLLLQDDSTNKRTVALIKTNLGEIARLRAEYLEAARLLHAGATIYLELNDIENILFCLNNLVELAIDLGQGDLAAQALGAADALYKRSGAARSPDQARDYERQVAAVRRQVPHDVFEIARLQGCSATLDQIFTQSMQTIMLESVY
- the aceA gene encoding isocitrate lyase encodes the protein MLREQRSAALAADWASNPRWQGIERPYSAEDVIRLSTSIPIEYTLAKLGAERLWDLLHSEEYVAALGALTGNQAIQQVKAGLKAIYLSGWQVAADANLAGQMYPDQSLYPANSVPHVVRRINQAFQRADQIQNSEGQGDTYWFAPIVADGEAGFGGSLNVFELTKAMIEAGAAGVHFEDQLASEKKCGHMGGKVLIPTSTAIRNLTAARLAADVLGVPTLIIARTDANGAQLITSDVDPRDAHFLTGERTSEGFFHVRGGLDAAIARGLAYAPYADLIWCETSEPNLDEARRFAEAIHERFPGKLLAYNCSPSFNWKKKLDDETIARFQRELGTLGYKFQFVTLAGFHALNHSMFSLARGYSERGMAAYSELQQAEFASEAEGYTATRHQREVGTGYFDEVAQVISGGMSSTTALSGSTEAEQFHER